AGATAAATCTGTGTTGTTTTTTAACGTTCCATAAACTTCATCTGCATAGGCGTGAATAAAATAGAAAATTGTTTGTTCACATTTATATAAATCCAAAGCATAAGAAATAGCATGCATTGCATTTGTAGAAAAATCAGTTGGGATCAATACAGTTGTCATAGCATTTTATTTAAGATATGACTTCAAAATTATCTTATGATATGCTAATTCCCTATGACAAATGTCATACTTCAGATAATTAATAAAGTAGGCTTATTCATGAAGTACAAAAAAGGGAATTTTTGTATTATAACTTATTTTTTTAATGGTAGAATTAAATAAGAGTTGTTGTAGGTAGTTTAAGTTTTTGGCCGCTATGATAGTCATGTCAATCCTATTGGTACGTGTAAAGTCTTCAGTAGCGCCCTTAATATTTTTATTTTCTAAGCTATGAAAACTATAATTATCTTCAAAAACTTCATCTAAATATTCAAGTAAATAGCGTTTGTTTTTTTCTTGAGGAATGCTTAATGCCTCAGTTACCAAAACATTCATCACATTTAAAAACCCATTGGATACCTGAACAATTTCAGTTAAAGATTCTAAGATATCGAAAGAATAGAAATTATTAAAGTTTGTCTGAAAAGCTATATTTTTTATGGGCTGATATGTTGTGTTTTCGGGTATGATTAATAAATTTGAGGCTACTTTAGTGATCACATCTTCTGTATTACTTCCAATAAATTTTTTTGTAAAGTTTGTATTTCCTTTAGAGCCCATAGCAATAAGATCTATCTTTTTTTCTAGAAGGGTTCTACGAATAATAGCAATAAAATTTCCAAACTCTTGTAAAGCATAGAATTGGTGCTGTTCTGATGGGTGTTTTTTTGAAATTTCTTTTATGTTTTCTTCAAGAAGCTCCATTTTAGAATGTGTATCAACCTTATTATAATTTAAGGCTAAGCCATTAGATACTATTCCAGATTC
This genomic stretch from Cellulophaga algicola DSM 14237 harbors:
- a CDS encoding universal stress protein is translated as MKQILVPTDFSEHSFNALEYTVAFHKNTACTFYIMNIGSLSESGIVSNGLALNYNKVDTHSKMELLEENIKEISKKHPSEQHQFYALQEFGNFIAIIRRTLLEKKIDLIAMGSKGNTNFTKKFIGSNTEDVITKVASNLLIIPENTTYQPIKNIAFQTNFNNFYSFDILESLTEIVQVSNGFLNVMNVLVTEALSIPQEKNKRYLLEYLDEVFEDNYSFHSLENKNIKGATEDFTRTNRIDMTIIAAKNLNYLQQLLFNSTIKKISYNTKIPFFVLHE